One segment of Streptomyces sp. TG1A-8 DNA contains the following:
- a CDS encoding RDD family protein produces MSSEPPPGSGQPPEDDPFRKRPGPGPGPDSPYDTPYGARQPPPHGGDPRGGDPYGGGGDPYGGGAGPYGGGGGYGAGGPYGGGGPADPLAGMPPLADSGRRTLARVIDMILVGVVVWLLTWALGVREYRMEGNGIEVGRSLAQSVVAAVLYVAYDTFTISRTGQTLGKKWLGMRVAMLDHGATPSARSALVRSLVLWLPFAFCCACVWTVICGGWSFFDKPFKQGLHDKAARTVVVSTR; encoded by the coding sequence ATGAGCAGCGAACCGCCCCCCGGCTCCGGACAGCCACCCGAGGACGACCCGTTCAGGAAGCGGCCCGGGCCCGGCCCGGGGCCGGACTCGCCGTACGACACCCCGTACGGCGCCCGGCAGCCCCCGCCCCACGGCGGCGACCCCCGTGGCGGGGACCCGTACGGGGGCGGCGGGGACCCCTACGGAGGCGGCGCGGGCCCCTACGGAGGCGGCGGGGGGTACGGGGCGGGCGGCCCCTACGGGGGCGGGGGCCCGGCCGACCCCCTCGCCGGCATGCCCCCGCTCGCCGACAGCGGCAGGCGCACGCTCGCCCGCGTCATCGACATGATCCTCGTCGGTGTCGTCGTCTGGCTGCTCACCTGGGCGCTCGGGGTCCGCGAGTACCGGATGGAGGGGAACGGGATCGAGGTCGGCAGATCCCTCGCGCAGTCCGTCGTCGCCGCCGTCCTCTACGTCGCCTACGACACCTTCACGATCTCCAGGACGGGGCAGACCCTCGGCAAGAAGTGGCTCGGCATGCGGGTGGCCATGCTCGACCACGGCGCCACCCCCTCCGCGCGGAGCGCCCTCGTCCGCTCCCTGGTGCTCTGGCTGCCGTTCGCCTTCTGCTGCGCCTGCGTCTGGACGGTGATCTGCGGTGGCTGGAGCTTCTTCGACAAGCCGTTCAAACAGGGCCTGCACGACAAGGCGGCCAGGACGGTGGTGGTCAGCACCCGTTGA